The segment TTGTGGTTTCAGTGATTTGTGGAATTCAAACGAAtatcttggggggggggtcaatttgCACATTCAGGTCCCTCGGATTTCATAGCTTTCCCCTCCCGCTCTTCCACCCTCTTGAAATCCACGCGACAATACATACAAATGACTCTATTAGTTCCAAAACTATAAGTTTCCATCCATTTGGAGCAAAACCTGCTTAGAACAGGGAAGGTCAACATGATCGTGATTTTAGGATGTGGTTTATAAAAAGTGATTAATCTGCAAACCAATGCAATGATTTTGCAATGAGCTGTTCTTTTTCATGGAACATATAAATAGTAATTTGGCTTTTCCACTTGTATTTGGGTTTAGATAGATTTTCTAGCCAGCAGAAAATATCTCAAATTGAAGGTTAGACGCATTCCTTCCCTTTCGAGAGCTATATATTGGCAGGAAAGAGAAACTCCATTCTTATCACCCTTCTCCCacccaaaaaataaaatacaataaaataaaaaaagggcAGACAAAAAATTCAGTCAGGTGTAAGGGTAACAGTCCCAAAGCATCTTTATAAATTAATATGAAAGCTGTATTCAGACTGGGTGTTTTGAAAGTCAAAAGCTGCCAAATGTAGCACACACTGCAGGAGTGACAGATGACTAATTTCAGGAAACGTGTCTTGGGCCATATTCCTGTATAATgatttggagtgtgtgtgtgtgtgtgtgtgtgtgacttgtTCTGTTTGCTTGTCACCTGCTGTTTTCTTACACACATCAGCTTAACTTAGTCCTTGTGATACAGCTGAGATAGGTAGAGGATGGAGGAATTCAGGGATCATTTAGAATCTCTAGCGTTCAGTATATCTATCGAGTGTTCTAACACCATTATTGGACCATGAGTAGTTTCTATCCCCAGCATGACTTTTTAACCTTGCCTTACCCAGGTCAGGAAGAACAGCCAGCGCATGTACAACCTATTTCACATGCAGAAGTCTTATTCATTGGTCGATTCAATTCTGCCAGTTCTTTGAATCGAGTCGGATTGATTTGGTTAAAATCAGTTAACAAAACACATCTAGCTGTGCACTCCCACAGATGGGGTGCGTATGAAGATCTCCTGCTGTGATAAAAATCAGTTTTGACGTTCTTTTCTCCTTTGGCtgggtgtgtgcaggagggatTATTACAATTCTTGCATTTGGCCTCCTCTGCAGCATTTTCGTTACATCTCCTGCCGTACAGTAGGCGACTTAACATATGATGCACTTGTCAAAAGCAAACACTGGGTCCACGCCAAACCTCTCTGAAATGTGTTTGGTGTGCTCCAGTCTCAGCAAACACATCTTGTTTTCACTAGGCcggcggttttcaaacttttttccctcatgacccagttgaagaaaattgttgatgcccccGACCCAACATCATGTGattagagtgtgggctctggggtggggctgaggatgagagcttcggaggctggggcaggagggatttaCCTCGAGTGGCTCCCgatcagcagtgcagtggggagggagagaaaggtggagctaaggcagcttcctgcctctcctggcaccgcagaccaggctgcatCCCAgaaggttcccagccaatgggagttgcggagctagagctcagggcaggggcagtgtgtggaacCCTGTGCGCTCTCTTCCCCAGCCTAGGAACTGGGCCGGTTGCCGGCCACTTCAGTGCAtcagtctgcagtgccagaacAGGCgggtagctgccttagcaccctcactgctcataagaacataagaacggccgtactggatcagaccaaaggtccatctagcccagtatcctgtctgccgacagtggccagcaccaggtgccccagagagggtggaccgaagacaatgatcaagcgatttgtctcctgccatccctctccagcctctgacaaacagaggccaaggacaccattttatcccctggctaatagccttttatggacctaacctccatgaatttatccagcttctctttaaactctattatagtcctagccttcactgcctcctctggcaaggagttccacaggttgacaacacactgtgtgaagaagaactttcttttattagttttaaacctgctccccattaatttcatttggtgtcccctagttcttctattatgggaactaataaataacttttctttatcggccctcacCTGATTCCCCTGTTGTAATGGGACCCAGGGCCTGACATTCCACCCCCCACTCCTGGGTCACGACCCgtcgtttgaaaaccactggactaGGCAACACCCTAACCACTGACTTTCCAGACAGACTGGAAACTCAGGGTCATTCTCCTTTTGGGGGTGGCATCCCCTTTATTTAAAGAGAGGCAAGTGTCTTCTAGTCACTATCAACAGCATCAGAGATGTTAGGCCAATCCTGCCTTTGTGACAGTCATTTGTCAATAACTTCTGTGGGAGCAGAATGGGGCCCCATTTGGTTTGTGCGATGGTTTCCTACTGTGAATGTAAAGATTGTATAGATCCCATCAAACCGCCGTGACTTTGGTTTAAACAGTTTTCAGCATAGCCTATATGGCTTTTTTTCCCTATTGTTGGCAAAGAAAGCACGACTTTTGCTTTCGGGGCTGGTGAAAGGCTAAATTCTGCACAAGTGTAAGTTAGTGGAATATCACCAGAGCGAAATTTGGCCCACGGAGCAGATTATCCTCCTACTGCGCTTGTCCTTTTAATTAACGCTCACCCATACCTTGGATAGAATAGACCCCAAAACACAGTTTCTGTCATTGTAAATCCACTGGAGATTTGGTCAGCCATGCCTGTGTTAAATGCTAATTCACCATTCCAAAGAAAACCGAACGTGCAGGTGTATGCACTGGATAGATGCTTATATTTCCTGATTTTAAGTGAATGTAACTTGCAGGCCTGTAAGACATGTTCACTTCAGTGCTTGCTATCGAAAGAGCGGTGGCAATTTTGTGCAGATGAGGTCAGTTTCGTTGATCTGTAACGGCAGACAGAGAATCTCTGTGCTCCAGGACAATTCTGTGAATAGAAGGGAAGTGACTGATAATATGAATTGTGGGGCTTGGGAGGCTAGGGCCGCCAGGTAGCTTTGGGTCATCGTGCTGTGCCTTTGAGTTCTAACATGCGGTTTGTGTCTCTCTTGCAGACCATGTACTCTCTCTGACGGATGTGCAATTGCTAAGCTAACGCTGCATATCAGAAGACTCTCCTTGGCGAAGTCAAGGGGCGTTGGAAACGCCGACCTTGCGCGCTCTTTTTTTTCCCGTGTGTGTGTTCCTCTAGAACGTTCAAAACTGTTTCTCCAAAGGGTTTTGCAGAAACTCAGACTGTTTTCTAAAGCAGAAGCCCCTCCGTGCACAGCAGTAGTGATGGGCAGTGTGCGAACCAACCGCTACAGCATCGTTTCCTCAGAAGAGGATGGCATGAAGCTGGCCACCATGGCGGTGGCCAATGGCTTCGGGAATGGGAAGAGCAAAGTACACACGAGGCAGCAGTGTAGGAGCCGCTTTGTCAAGAAAGACGGCCACTGCAATGTCCAATTCATTAATGTGGGTGAGAAAGGACAACGTTACCTGGCAGACATCTTTACCACCTGCGTGGATATTCGCTGGAGGTGGATGCTAGTTATCTTCTGTCTGGCTTTCATCCTTTCATGGCTTTTTTTTGGCTGCGTGTTTTGGCTGATTGCTCTGTTGCACGGGGATCTGGAGGAGCAAGCAAACTACAAAACTTGCATCTCCAATGTGAGCAGCTTCACGGCCGCCTTCCTCTTCTCCATCGAAACCCAGACGACAATCGGGTACGGCTTTAGGTGTGTGACGGACGAGTGCCCCATTGCAGTCTTCATGGTAGTTTTCCAATCCATCGTAGGCTGCATCATCGATGCGTTCATCATCGGGGCGGTCATGGCCAAGATGGCCAAGCCAAAAAAGCGAAACGAAACTCTTGTCTTCAGCCACAATGCTGTGGTGGGCCTGCGGGATGGGAAGCTGTGCTTAATGTGGCGTGTTGGAAACCTACGGAAAAGCCACCTGGTGGAGGCACATGTGAGAGCCCAGCTGCTTAAATCCAGGGTGACCTCCGAAGGAGAATACATCCCGTTGGACCAAATAGACATCAATGTTGGGTTTGATAGTGGGATAGACCGCATTTTCCTGGTCTCCCCAATTACAATAGTCCATGAAATAGATGAACAAAGTCCCTTGTATGACTACAGTAAGCAAGACATGGACAATGCAGACTTTGAAATTGTGGTAATATTAGAGGGCATGGTGGAAGCGACTGCCATGACTACCCAGTGCCGTAGTTCATATCTAGCAAACGAAATCCTCTGGGGCCACCGGTATGAGCCTGTGCTCTTCGAAGAGAAAAATTACTACAAAGTGGACTACTCTCGGTTCCACAAAACGTACGAAGTGCCCAACACACCCCTTTGCAGTGCCAGAGACTTAGCAGAAAAGAAATACATTCTCTCTAATGCAAATTCCTTTTGCTACGAGAATGAAGTGGCTCTCAGCAGCAAAGAGGAGGATGAGAGCGACAACGGGCTCCCAGAAAGCTTGAGCACGGACACCCACCCAGACATGGACCCTCATAGCCAAGTTGGGTTGCCACTAGAACCTCGGCCATTAAGGCGGGAATCTGAAATATGACTGACTGACTTTTTCTCTGCTATCTTttggtttaaaagaaaaatctgtcAGTCAAAGGCTCGGTGAGCTGAGAGTTGGCCCGAAGCAACGATGGTACTGTTGAAGAACAGCGTGAAGACACGTGGTCTTGAGGGACCCTGCGCCGGTTTTAGGGCTGTCTTTAGAGGAGAGACGGCTGAAAATGACCTCTACACACGAAGCACTAAACAATGTCAAAGCATGACCAGAAGGCACATATATATTGTAGAATAaattatgtatatatttttttacaaAACTTGAACTTGCAGGCAAGCTTTGGTTGGGTTATTTGTTGTTCAACTTTTTCCAGAATGCTTCTCTCTAGGGAACAAGAATGTTTTTAATGGCATAACAAAGGCAAGAATCtgccttattattattattattattattttattattattattttaagaaaGCTGCTGCTAACTCCATGGACACAAATTGTAATTTTTTTGTGGCCgtgtagtttttttttctttttcttttgtttgtaattaaaaaaaaaaaaaaaaagacgccaGCATTGAACTTTGTGGGCTGAAACGCTCACAGTCACACTTCAAAGAGGCCAATGCTGCCGTGTATCTGAACTTTTTTCGAGGCCAGTAGTTTGATAGCTAGAatcaatttctctctctttccagtTACATAAGGGGCATTATGTAACATAAAACCAATTGGTAGCCTCCAgcaattttttttggaaggggaggagggatagaGTTTAATTATCTCAAAATTAAGTTAAAACTACCTAAATGGATACCAAAGAAAATGCACAGTTTTGCACAGTGGagtttatttaaatgaaacaggCTGCTTTAAACCAACAAATTTTGaacctcagatttttttttgaaagggccTCATTTTGCACCTTATTCAGAAAATTAGAGTGTAATACTCATATCTAAGTAAGCAAGACGTTTTTCCCCCTCTGTGGGAAAATGAGCTCtctcttttttattctttttataagaAGGAAAAGAGAGGCGGGAGAGGTGGAGGAGCAAACATCTGTTCTTTCCTGTTAGGAAAACGCCAACAGGGCTACAGCAGAAGGTCAAGTGTTATTCTAAAACACATTCCAAAACTGCTTCTAGAACGTAGAGCCCTCTTCCAGCTGACCCAGCGTTCTGAGAACTGAGCCATCAAACACGCTGCCGGCTGTTATTACGTTTCCAGTTCAACTAGGCTAGGGACATGCAAAGCTGCTGATCTGCGCTGGAGGCTAACTCTACTGGAGCAGGCATTTAGGCTTAGGTGAGCCGAGCAACATGCAAATCTCTGGGGAGGAGGCGAGAGGAAAAAAGGGAGAGGCCGGGAGGAAAGTTCTAACAGGGCAATCTGAAATTGCACCGGGATTCGAATGTTTGGGGGAAACGTTTCCCTTTGGCAGGCCACGGGTGTCAGAGCCGGTGTGCTCTGGATCATTGGGAAAAAGGATGATTTGAAGCGAATACTGTAAAAGAGTTCCCTTTCCCACTTCCTTTTTATCTGTAAACATCGACTGGGCTGTCCGAGGTTGAGATCTGTCACTACATCTTGGGACCTTATGACATGCCATGGCTCTAATAGTATTTTGGTTCCCTTTGTCATGAATGCTTTACTGTTTTCTGTGCCTCTACGATCAAGCATATAAGCTGCACACGAAGGTTCCTCACCTGTTAATCTTCCTCAAGGAATAGAGAGTGGTGTTTGGGGACGATAGATTCTAGTCAACTCTTTTACAGTATTGGATCACTGTATGCCATTAAAAAACAGCTTGTTCTATGTCTAATGTCTTCTGCAAATGGACATCTGTGAAGGCCTGTGGCCCCTTACAGCCCTGCCTGAAGGAAATGCCTGCAATGATATGGTGGTTCCTGAGAAAATGGTATTTACAGTAACCTGAGGAGGTGGGTTCTAAAACTGTGGAAATTTTACATTGTAAAGGTAGCTCTGGATATTAAAAAGGGCAGATGGTATTTAAATACAAATACTAAAACTATttatgggtgggtggggggaaagggtgtTAAACCCACATAGCAACTTGAACAGAATGCTACTTGTGCTGCTATTGTGATATTCTTGTAAAGGAAAACAACTAAACCAAAGAGTATTCCGTGAAATGTAAAACAAATGAAGATGCAATCAGAGAGGGAGGacatgggggaaggaggtggcaaAAAGAGAATCCTTTCCCCAATTAGTTTACTCCAAAATACACAGTGCCCCGCTTAGAAGACTTCAAAcatcagagccagggacaggagataaggggaaaaaataaaaaagcttctgatgatttctttaagaaaaaaggaaacaaaacagaaaaaaaatctgaagtttCTGGTGCACAGTTTTTTCCAAGTCACatatttttcagaaatgtttttaaaatgtacattttataaAGTTGATCAAGTATTTTCGTATTCAAAGCCAAATGTAAATAGAAGTCTGTAAAGGAGAAGAAGAAAAccagaaaaattaaataaatccaTAGAAACTATAAATTCAGTTCAGCAATTTCTGCTAGCGAGTACCTAGATGCTACCGGTTAGCATGGTTTTAGCAAGTACTTACAAGCCTTATAGGGTCCCTAATGCTATGAACTTCTGTTATTTATTTAAGCATGGACTTTTAATTTGAAACTTTTTCCCCCTAGTTACTggcatttttaaaagttacaagCTTTCAGATTGCGAGTCTTGTTGAGAGTGGATACTTAGGTCATTCATTGCACTCTCTGCtggatttatttcatttttaaataacccTTTGTCTCTACCGACTGAATCTAGCATTGCAGATTTGCACTCGGCCTTTGGCTGATGGAAGCTGCTACGAAAGAGACCTGACCTGCAATGTGTATCTCATGGTACCTGCTCCAACCCTGGTTCATCTCTCAAAAGGCTTAAATATATTTCTGAACATGCCTTGATAAGCCCAGTCCTGGTTGCACGGTTGTAGGGTtggttaattattattattttttcttctttaaggCATGCATAGTGACTGACACTATTCATACTTACTGGGCCAAATTCATGTCTCACGGGCTATCCAAATGCTTGGTGAAGCAGATGGAAGTCTTTCTGTTGGCtaaggttttggatcaggccctgaagCTATGGCATGACCCCAAAGATGAAGTTGGTTCGGTGTCTTTAATGTCTACCACAGGCGGTTTATGTATTTTGCTTCAGGAGTTGGGGGGGAAATGAGTGATTTCTGCCCTTCCCTGAAAATACTTGAATAAAGACTTAATGTCTGAAACATAATACCGCCTACAAGGACAAAAGGCATTTGTGAGACAGCTTGGGCTGCGTTGTTATTTCCCTCTGCTGTCTCTTAGGTGCAACTTGGTGTTTGGCTAAGTCGCAAAGGTGGACAGCACAACATTTTCGTTGTGTTTAAGGCTACATTCTCTCACTCATGGTCAATATCTGCGGTGTTAGCTTAGCACTTGTTCTCTCTTGGCAAAGACAAAGGGTTTGTACGTTTTATTTGGTCTCTTAGGTCCTTTTTTGTTTCCATATTGGATGACAAGGTAAAACCGAGAAGTACTGTATTGTCGTTAAACTACGGCTGCTCTTGACCGTTTCAAGGCAGAAGGGGGTTGCAGAGCTGCCATCCCACCGCCAAGTAAGAATTTCATTTTACAATGACATTGGGTCTGCAGCTATTGTAAGGTGAACAATCGAGACATTTGACAATTGTCCATTTACTATTTTCCTGTTTGCAGCCTTTTTGTATCAACGTCTTCCTAATGTACTGCACAAATCATGGATTGTACAGATTTTTATATATTATgtcttattttattatttctaaataataataataataataaaaaaaacccaacaatctgCTGTCTGGATCTTCTGTGGGCGGAGGATGGGTCAAAGTATTACTATTTAACTGCACTATGGTGGTGCCGGCAATCAACCTGTCACATGCCTCCCATAGTAACGCATAGCAAGAGGCGATTCCTTCTCTCAAAAGCTTGGAATATCGGTTGACAAAGGGTAGGAGGCAAGGTGCTATTGTTCTCATTTTGCTGATTAGGAATGGAGGCACAATGCCTTATTGTCTCGTATGGCAATTTACAGCCCATAAGGATCTGCCCCAGAGTGATTCAATGACTTTTTTAAAGTTGCACCAAGGGGGGTGGTAGAAGtgagcaggggcagccctagactagctgccagcaactggtgccctagcgAACCatgcgatcggtgcccccgcctctaaacccctcaatgatattggcgccccatttaacttggcgccctaccGACCGCCTAGTTTGCCAATATAGGCGGGCCACCCCTGGAAGTGAGAATTAAACCCCGGCACTCAGAGTTGTACTCCAGAGTCTTATCCACATGACCAGGGATTAATTTGTAAGGAAAGAAGTTCTGGGGCTcaattaaatgtttatttttacaactgaggcagctgggagggtggggaagccctggaatgggttgcctagagcagtggtagaatctccatccctagaggtttttcaggcTCGACtcgacagagccctggctgggttgatttagttgacaTTGGGCCCGCGTTGGGCAGGGGgttgcactcgatgactcctgaggtctcttccagccctgggattctacgaTTCTAAGCCCACCAGTGCAGGGGCTATGGACTGTCAGGCCCAGCAGTGCAGGGGCTCCGCCCTGGCACAGATTAAGCACTGCACATGACCATCCTTCTGCTCTTACATACGGGGCGCCAACAGCCTCtttggcccctgggcaaggtgggggtggggtggccagggccggcccacagcattttggcatctgaggcggggagctcaaatgatgccccctcgcttgggcgaAAACTTtgcaaggtctcaattctgccgccttcctgttctactcctctcatggcactcccccatctctgtgcatctagagcagagggaatacctctgcaccagcagcagacaattttctacactctgggtcctactgATGCCCTCCTACATTCTGGCAGCTGAGggggccgcctcagttcacctcatggtaaggccagccctgtgggcggctctgtgctcccagaaggggcggggcctctggcagaaggggcggggcctctggcagaaggggcggggcctgggcagccagccctgaatGCACCATGCTGACCCCAAGtagccctcagcaccgcctggAGCATGGCACCGTCCCCCCCCCTGCTGTCCCCCCAGCCCTTTGTActacctggagctgccatcccagTGCCAACTAGAAACGTATTTTACCATGACCTTTGGTCTGCAGCGATTGTAAGGTGAGCAGTCGAGACACTCCAGCTATGGTTGGTGCCATGTCACAGCAGTAGCATCCAGAAGCCGttccctttgaatctctgggcacCAGTGCAACTgttcacccctcccctccctgcctcagcAGGCCTCCTTATGTACAGAGTATTTGTACACAAAATAGAGCTCACGTCCATCAAAATATTGATGAGATAAATGGATTACGCAAGGGCCTTGAACGGAATGTGCACGTATTCACCAGGTATTCTATCTCAGCAGGTAGGGAAACAGGGCACTGAGAGGTTTGGGCAGGAGTTTGAAAATAAAGCGGGAGCCACCGCTCCAAATATGCCCATGGACCACCCCTCTTCACCCTCTGTTTTTAAAGAGCTGTTCCCCTCTATTCTGCACAGACTGGTTTAATTGTCATAAACTTCCTGGGTCATGCTGAATTATGCGCCTGATGTCCCAAATGCTAGACCAGCTTCTGTCCTCGGGAACTGAATATGTGGGGCTGTAGAGGCTGATGCTCTAAGCTctggaggtcccaggtttgattctacCTGTCAGCATTACACAAGCATGCTATGAAGAGTTTCAAATTGAGTTTTGGCCTGTATACTCTATTTTTGGGCTTTTACAGGTCCTCGGTGGAATTAATCTCTAGTATGATGCTTCAAGGGAGAATCGTGCTATCCATAATGGCTCCTCTTATAAATTCAGCTACTCTTTCCAAAAATCTGTCTCTCAGAAAGTTAGTTTATCCAACGTATTAAAACTCATGCAGATccaggggttttgtttttaaacagggcCAAATTCAGAGCTAAAGCATAAAGGAGTGTTAGCTGGACCACTGTGCAGTCAGACTGCCTTATAGGTGTTTTCCTTGTAAGcggagcacttgggtggccaaccaggagagattcaaatgcttcccagctgatcagctgagggcccacagctggcagcagttgtttctattggtggtgcacatctgcacatgcgtTGGGGCACAcgagaaaaattattctgcacacagatggaaaaattagagtgTGCCACTGTGCCTTACCCAAAGCTAAACTCTTTTTTTAGAACTACACATGCCAACTGGCTAATTTGTTTAACCAGCGTTATAATTACATAGAAGGTCGGCAGAAAGTGTATGTGAACAAAACCAGACAATGGAGATGTCGGGATATTTACCAGCTCGGAACCTGGCTTAAAATACAGAGAGGAGTATTTTAAGTGATATTTTAACCTGCCTTGTTGTTATTTACTTTGCTTACTGTGCTGCCCTCTTCTGGGCCCTAGGCCTGCATTATTGCTATGTCAAGTCCCATGGATTTCGTTAGACTCCGTAAGGCCACATTCAGAAAGGAAATGTGGAAGTAACAGGCACCAGTGTTCCAAACTCCCACGACGGTTGTGAGAGCCTCAGAATACTTTTTTGGTTTTAACCATGGGCTCCCAAAGTTTTGTAAACGTGAAAATgtcagcatttttattttaaaaatagagagCGACTTCATGATTGCTGAGTAAAGCCTGAGCACGTGACCTAAgaatctaattaaaaaaaaacaaccctcagaCCCTCCACAAtcatgagactggcttaaaaa is part of the Pelodiscus sinensis isolate JC-2024 chromosome 20, ASM4963464v1, whole genome shotgun sequence genome and harbors:
- the KCNJ2 gene encoding inward rectifier potassium channel 2, whose translation is MGSVRTNRYSIVSSEEDGMKLATMAVANGFGNGKSKVHTRQQCRSRFVKKDGHCNVQFINVGEKGQRYLADIFTTCVDIRWRWMLVIFCLAFILSWLFFGCVFWLIALLHGDLEEQANYKTCISNVSSFTAAFLFSIETQTTIGYGFRCVTDECPIAVFMVVFQSIVGCIIDAFIIGAVMAKMAKPKKRNETLVFSHNAVVGLRDGKLCLMWRVGNLRKSHLVEAHVRAQLLKSRVTSEGEYIPLDQIDINVGFDSGIDRIFLVSPITIVHEIDEQSPLYDYSKQDMDNADFEIVVILEGMVEATAMTTQCRSSYLANEILWGHRYEPVLFEEKNYYKVDYSRFHKTYEVPNTPLCSARDLAEKKYILSNANSFCYENEVALSSKEEDESDNGLPESLSTDTHPDMDPHSQVGLPLEPRPLRRESEI